In Syntrophales bacterium, the genomic stretch ATGGTACGCCTGGACGGCTACATCGTCAACATCTCCCTGCCGACCATCGCCCGGTACTTCAAGGTAGGCACCGGCGAGGTGTCGTGGATTGTTCTGGCCTACCTCCTGGTCATGACCGGCTGCATGCTGATTCTCGGCAAACTCGGCGACCGGTTCGGGCTGAAGCGGATCTTTCTTTTGGGCTATCTCGTCTTTTCCGTCTCTTCGCTGTTCTGCGGCCTGGCCCCGACCATCCACGCCCTCGATCTTTCCCGCGCCGTCCAGGGGATCGGCGGCGCCATGATGATCGTCAGCGCCTTTGCGATCGTTTCCCGGCTCCTTCCGGAGCATCTCACCGGCTGGGCCTTCGGGGTCTGCTCCTTTGCCAACTCCCTGGGCATCATGGTCGGCTCCCCCCTGGGGGGCTTCATCACGGGGTTTTTCTCCTGGCAGTGGATCTTCCTCATCAACGTTCCCATCGGGTTTGCGGCCCTGTTCCTGGCCTGGAAGATCCTGCCGGCCATCGAGCCCGACCGCGGCGCCGGCGCCAAGGCCCCCTTTGACGTCTCCGGCTCGGTCCTGAGCTTCCTCTTTTTCACCACGCTTGTCTACGGATTCAGCATGGGCCAGGAGGAGGGCTGGGATTCGCCCCTGATCGTCGGCTCCTTCGCGTTGTCCGCCGTGTCCCTGGGGGCTTTCTGGGTGCGCGAAAAGCGGGCCGCCGACCCGGTCCTGCGATTCAGCCTGCTGGCCCGGCG encodes the following:
- a CDS encoding MFS transporter, which gives rise to MPDKAERKRYFPIILCISFAVFMVRLDGYIVNISLPTIARYFKVGTGEVSWIVLAYLLVMTGCMLILGKLGDRFGLKRIFLLGYLVFSVSSLFCGLAPTIHALDLSRAVQGIGGAMMIVSAFAIVSRLLPEHLTGWAFGVCSFANSLGIMVGSPLGGFITGFFSWQWIFLINVPIGFAALFLAWKILPAIEPDRGAGAKAPFDVSGSVLSFLFFTTLVYGFSMGQEEGWDSPLIVGSFALSAVSLGAFWVREKRAADPVLRFSLLARRDFGSAVVTTFLAMMLLAGGNFLMPFYLELAKGLAPEAVGAVIMIYSIVYMPVGPYSGRLSDRVDPARICVGATLLCLATCLFFAFTLSRPGLLPPILFLVLLAVSYGFFFASNNHLVMSLAPRESQGVASGLYTTVMNMGMLLGICLFETVFSGTLPEGVSIRHLTREQAILVSGPLLDAFRNAFLAGGAVCALAFLSSLLTLRARRTPER